In one Vibrio sp. YMD68 genomic region, the following are encoded:
- a CDS encoding diguanylate cyclase yields MLIELDIPTLSVICVLLSFTYAISLAIVQRLQPNIRGINIMALALLLLGTGFLLLSFGNHTTLWLSKVVANSIIALSFTLILHGVCRIRGYPVAIANIGYSSFPIVIIGLTYFTYFSVSTEARIAIMATYTGAISLLAFYANYRGTTEDIAPSKHLLSVGLLIYAFYSLFRLIRLPFGQRIDDFMAADLVQQLTFLTILLLVIFIGFAITWMLTGRLVATIYDSSLKDELTKLYNRRALEDLVPKEAARTHRYKHSLSILLIDIDRFKQINDVYGHQAGDKVLRDIGRILQVETRSNDFSFRYGGEEFLVLLPETSGPDAKIVAEKLKNVIARTSMLPSNKEFCSASFGVSELREDEHWESAIERADKALYSAKKTGRNRVVISE; encoded by the coding sequence GTTGATCGAGTTAGATATTCCCACTCTATCTGTCATTTGTGTATTACTTTCTTTCACATATGCCATTAGTCTTGCGATTGTTCAAAGGCTACAGCCTAATATTCGCGGTATTAATATTATGGCGCTCGCACTGCTATTATTGGGGACTGGTTTCCTTCTCCTTAGTTTTGGCAATCACACCACGCTATGGCTCTCGAAAGTAGTGGCTAACTCTATTATTGCTCTGAGTTTTACGCTGATTTTACACGGTGTCTGTCGAATTAGAGGCTACCCTGTTGCAATTGCGAATATTGGCTATAGTTCTTTTCCAATCGTTATTATTGGGTTGACGTACTTCACTTATTTTTCTGTGTCTACCGAAGCTCGCATCGCTATCATGGCAACGTATACAGGAGCTATAAGCCTGCTGGCCTTCTATGCGAACTATCGAGGCACGACGGAAGACATTGCGCCATCCAAACATTTACTGTCTGTCGGCTTATTGATCTATGCCTTCTATTCTCTATTCCGACTGATTCGATTGCCTTTTGGCCAACGTATTGATGACTTCATGGCCGCAGACTTAGTTCAGCAACTCACCTTTCTCACCATCCTTCTCTTGGTTATATTTATTGGCTTCGCGATTACCTGGATGTTGACGGGGCGCTTGGTTGCCACCATTTACGACTCATCGCTCAAAGACGAACTCACGAAACTCTATAACCGAAGAGCGTTGGAGGATCTAGTCCCTAAAGAAGCGGCTCGAACTCATCGATATAAACACTCGCTATCAATACTTCTTATCGATATAGATCGATTTAAACAGATTAACGATGTCTATGGGCATCAAGCTGGCGATAAAGTATTGCGGGACATAGGTAGAATTCTGCAAGTAGAAACTCGCAGTAATGACTTTTCTTTTCGCTACGGCGGAGAAGAGTTTCTAGTACTGCTGCCTGAAACCTCTGGGCCAGACGCAAAAATAGTTGCCGAAAAGCTAAAGAACGTGATTGCAAGAACCTCTATGCTACCGAGTAATAAAGAGTTTTGCTCCGCAAGTTTTGGGGTTAGCGAATTAAGAGAAGACGAGCACTGGGAATCCGCCATTGAACGGGCAGATAAAGCGCTCTACAGCGCCAAAAAAACGGGTAGAAACCGTGTTGTGATCAGTGAATGA
- a CDS encoding HAD family hydrolase: MNLSHIKAVIFDLDGTLVDSRLDFDQLRQQLGFPQGEPILEYIEQMTCEKEQKLAHEIVSDFEISAAHTADLMPGALELINALHRLGYPTAILTRNIQQASQMMLDNLGLPIDLLLTREDCEPKPSPEGLFIIADKLGLSTRDLIYVGDYKFDLDTAKNANMLSCLFDREGNSPYQEEADVVIRDLEQLLPLLRFQI, from the coding sequence TTGAACCTTTCTCATATCAAAGCGGTTATTTTTGATCTCGATGGCACGCTCGTCGATTCTAGACTGGATTTTGACCAGCTGAGGCAGCAGTTAGGGTTTCCACAAGGAGAGCCCATTCTTGAATACATTGAACAAATGACCTGTGAGAAAGAACAAAAATTAGCCCATGAAATTGTGTCAGATTTTGAAATCTCAGCCGCCCACACTGCCGATTTGATGCCTGGAGCACTAGAGCTTATCAATGCGTTACACCGTTTGGGCTACCCAACAGCGATATTGACTCGCAACATTCAACAAGCCAGTCAAATGATGCTAGACAATTTAGGTTTGCCGATAGATTTGCTACTCACCCGGGAAGACTGTGAGCCCAAACCTAGCCCTGAGGGATTGTTTATTATTGCGGATAAACTCGGGTTATCAACGAGGGATCTGATTTATGTGGGGGACTACAAGTTTGACTTGGATACGGCGAAGAACGCCAATATGCTGAGTTGCCTTTTTGATAGGGAAGGGAACAGCCCATACCAGGAAGAAGCCGATGTGGTCATTAGGGATCTTGAGCAACTGTTGCCATTGCTTAGGTTTCAAATATAA
- the ppiC gene encoding peptidylprolyl isomerase PpiC, translated as MASTAAALHILVKHKEQAEDIIKQLKKGAKFQTLAKKYSSCPSGKKGGDLGEFRKGQMVPQFDKVCFSGETLVPHLVKTKFGWHVVKVLYRT; from the coding sequence ATGGCAAGCACCGCAGCAGCACTTCATATTTTAGTGAAGCATAAAGAGCAAGCAGAAGACATCATTAAGCAACTGAAAAAAGGGGCTAAATTCCAAACGTTAGCGAAAAAATACTCAAGCTGTCCTTCAGGTAAGAAAGGTGGAGATTTGGGCGAGTTTCGTAAGGGTCAGATGGTGCCACAGTTTGATAAAGTATGCTTTAGCGGTGAAACCTTAGTCCCTCATCTAGTGAAGACCAAATTTGGCTGGCATGTTGTGAAAGTACTGTATCGTACTTGA
- a CDS encoding chemotaxis protein, giving the protein MAKTPSKANQSQGMLMFTLNAQKQLFAIGTLKVREIVPFMPTTQIPYSHHHVVGTVTIRDLTVPVIDMAAAIGFRPIQPEEYDSCYLIVTDCLRTIVGFMVRSIEKIIECDWRNIESSPSTAGKDVFVTGITRHKDQIVQMLDVELLLSKIYPQYESANIPMLTDIERERLKALNILLVDDSSIARKQLSDALDRINIPYQICKNGLDALELMKAQSSTDKAIDLLVSDIEMPGLDGYELAFEVQNSADLDNAYCILHTSLSSEICIDRAHQVGAHEALEKFNAGELIQAMLKGAKAIEESKQPV; this is encoded by the coding sequence ATGGCAAAGACCCCAAGTAAAGCAAATCAATCTCAAGGTATGCTCATGTTTACCCTAAATGCGCAAAAACAGCTGTTTGCCATTGGGACTCTAAAGGTGCGGGAGATCGTTCCTTTTATGCCAACCACCCAAATTCCCTATTCCCACCACCATGTTGTGGGTACGGTTACCATTCGCGATTTAACAGTGCCTGTTATTGATATGGCAGCCGCGATTGGATTTCGCCCAATTCAGCCCGAAGAATACGATAGCTGCTATTTGATCGTGACTGATTGCCTACGCACCATTGTAGGTTTCATGGTTCGTTCGATTGAAAAAATCATTGAGTGTGACTGGAGAAATATTGAATCTTCGCCTTCAACTGCAGGTAAAGATGTTTTTGTGACGGGCATTACACGTCACAAGGATCAAATAGTACAAATGTTGGATGTGGAGTTATTGCTTTCAAAAATTTATCCTCAGTACGAATCTGCAAATATTCCGATGCTGACTGACATAGAAAGAGAGCGTCTGAAAGCGTTGAATATTTTACTCGTTGATGACTCTTCGATCGCCCGAAAACAGCTTTCTGATGCTCTTGACAGAATCAATATACCCTATCAAATCTGTAAAAATGGCCTAGATGCGCTAGAACTCATGAAAGCTCAATCCTCAACGGACAAAGCAATAGATCTGCTCGTCAGTGATATCGAAATGCCAGGTCTTGATGGCTATGAGTTAGCATTTGAAGTGCAAAATTCTGCGGATCTCGATAACGCCTATTGTATCTTGCACACCTCTTTATCGAGCGAGATTTGTATTGATCGGGCTCATCAAGTCGGTGCTCATGAAGCGCTAGAAAAGTTTAATGCCGGTGAATTGATTCAAGCCATGCTCAAAGGGGCCAAAGCCATCGAAGAAAGTAAACAGCCCGTATGA
- a CDS encoding MarR family transcriptional regulator — translation MDEIERVIEQWAIEKPELDTEPMAMLGRLLRISKHLETQIADTHKRYDLKLGEFDVLATLRRSGKPFSLTPSDLINSMMLTSGAMTNRLDKLEKKGLIERSHSQEDRRSVHVKLTNDGLVLIDEMMMEHVAVQSNLVESLSDSQKKQLNQLLTTWLTQFESA, via the coding sequence ATGGATGAAATTGAACGAGTTATAGAGCAATGGGCAATAGAAAAACCGGAACTCGACACTGAACCAATGGCGATGTTGGGTCGTTTGTTGCGAATTTCTAAGCATTTGGAAACTCAGATAGCAGACACCCATAAGCGGTATGATTTGAAGTTGGGCGAGTTTGATGTGCTTGCCACATTAAGGCGCAGCGGAAAACCGTTTAGCTTAACGCCATCAGATTTAATCAATTCAATGATGCTCACTTCTGGGGCTATGACCAATCGACTGGATAAGTTAGAAAAGAAAGGTCTTATTGAACGCTCTCATAGCCAGGAAGATCGTCGCAGCGTTCATGTTAAGCTCACTAACGACGGCTTGGTTTTAATTGATGAAATGATGATGGAGCATGTCGCAGTGCAAAGTAATTTGGTCGAGTCTTTATCAGATTCACAGAAGAAACAATTGAATCAATTATTGACCACCTGGCTGACGCAATTTGAATCTGCCTAG